One Ovis aries strain OAR_USU_Benz2616 breed Rambouillet chromosome 4, ARS-UI_Ramb_v3.0, whole genome shotgun sequence DNA window includes the following coding sequences:
- the LOC101110932 gene encoding LOW QUALITY PROTEIN: merlin (The sequence of the model RefSeq protein was modified relative to this genomic sequence to represent the inferred CDS: substituted 1 base at 1 genomic stop codon) has translation MAGAIASRMSFSSLQRKQPKTFTVRIVTMDAEMEFNCEMKWKGKDLLDLVCRTLGLRETWFFGLQYTIKDTVAWLKMDKKVLDHDVSKEEPVTFHFPAKFYPENAEEELVQEITQHLFFLQVKKQILDEKIYCPPEASVPLTSXAIQAKYGDYDPSVHKRGFLAQEELLPKRVINLYQMTPEMWEERITAWCAEHRGRARDEAEMEYLKIAQDLEMYGVNYFTIRNKKGTELLLGVDALGLHTYDPENRLIPKIFPWNEIRNISYSDKEFTVKPLDKKIDVFKFNSSKLRVNKLILQLCIGNHDLFMRRRKADSLEVQQMKAQAREEKARKQMERQCLAQEKQMREEAERTWDELERRLLQMKEEATMANEALMRSEETADLLAEKAQITEEAAKLLAQKAAEAKREMQRIKATAIWTEEEKRLMEQKVLEAKVLALKMAEESERRAKEADQLKQDLQEAGEAERRAKEKLLEITTKPTYPPMNPLPAPLPPDMASFNLIGNSLSFDFKDTDMKWLSMEIQKEKVEYMEKSKHLQEQLNELKTEIEALRLKEWETALDMLHNENSDRGGGGSKHNTIKKLTLQSAKSQVAFFEEL, from the coding sequence ATGGCCGGGGCCATCGCTTCCCGAATGAGCTTCAGCTCGCTCCAGAGGAAGCAGCCTAAGACATTCACCGTGCGGATCGTCACCATGGACGCGGAGATGGAGTTCAATTGCGAGATGAAGTGGAAGGGGAAGGACCTGCTTGACTTGGTGTGCCGGACCCTGGGGCTTCGCGAAACCTGGTTCTTCGGCCTGCAGTACACGATCAAGGACACCGTGGCCTGGCTCAAGATGGACAAGAAGGTGCTGGATCACGATGTCTCAAAGGAAGAGCCAGTCACCTTTCACTTCCCGGCCAAATTTTATCCTGAGAATGCCGAGGAAGAGCTGGTTCAGGAGATCACGCAACACTTATTCTTcctgcaggtgaagaagcagatCTTGGATGAAAAAATCTACTGCCCTCCCGAGGCTTCTGTGCCCCTGACTTCTTAGGCCATCCAGGCCAAGTACGGCGATTACGACCCCTCTGTTCACAAGCGGGGGTTTCTGGCCCAAGAGGAATTGCTTCCAAAAAGGGTAATAAATCTGTATCAGATGACTCCGGAAATGTGGGAGGAGAGGATCACAGCCTGGTGCGCGGAGCACCGAGGCCGAGCCAGGGACGAAGCGGAGATGGAGTATTTAAAGATAGCTCAGGACCTGGAGATGTATGGTGTGAACTACTTCACAATCAGGAATAAAAAGGGCACAGAGCTGCTGCTCGGAGTGGATGCTTTGGGGCTTCACACTTATGACCCTGAGAACAGGCTGATCCCCAAGATCTTCCCGTGGAACGAAATCCGGAACATCTCCTATAGCGACAAGGAATTTACCGTTAAGCCTTTGGATAAGAAAATCGATGTCTTCAAATTTAACTCCTCAAAGCTTCGTGTCAATAAGCTGATTCTCCAGCTGTGTATTGGGAATCACGACCTGTTTATGAGGAGAAGGAAGGCCGATTCTTTGGAAGTCCAGCAGATGAAAGCCCAGGCCAGGGAGGAGAAGGCTAGAAAGCAGATGGAACGGCAGTGCCTCGCTCAGGAGAAGCAGATGCGAGAGGAGGCTGAGCGCACGTGGGACGAGCTGGAGAGGCGGCTGCTGCAGATGAAGGAAGAGGCAACGATGGCCAATGAAGCCCTGATGCGGTCCGAGGAGACAGCTGACCTGTTGGCTGAAAAGGCCCAGATCACAGAGGAGGCGGCAAAGCTCCTGGCCCAGAAGGCGGCAGAGGCCAAGCGGGAGATGCAGCGCATCAAGGCCACGGCTAtctggacagaggaggagaagcgCCTGATGGAGCAGAAGGTGCTGGAGGCCAAGGTGCTGGCGCTGAAGATGGCCGAGGAGTCAGAGAGGAGGGCCAAAGAGGCTGATCAGCTGAAGCAGGACCTGCAGGAAGCCGGTGAGGCAGAGCGAAGAGCCAAGGAGAAGCTGCTGGAAATCACCACCAAGCCCACGTACCCGCCCATGAACCCACTCCCAGCACCACTGCCTCCCGACATGGCAAGCTTCAACCTCATTGGCAACAGCCTGTCTTTCGACTTCAAGGACACCGACATGAAGTGGCTTTCCATGgagattcagaaagagaaagtggagTACATGGAGAAGAGCAAGCACCTGCAGGAGCAGCTCAACGAGCTCAAGACCGAGATTGAGGCCTTGAGACTCAAAGAGTGGGAGACGGCCTTGGACATGCTGCACAACGAGAACTCCGACCGGGGTGGCGGTGGCAGCAAGCACAACACCATCAAAAAGCTCACCCTGCAGAGCGCCAAGTCCCAAGTGGCCTTCTTTGAAGAGCTCTAG